A stretch of the Malus domestica chromosome 08, GDT2T_hap1 genome encodes the following:
- the LOC103440305 gene encoding bZIP transcription factor 44 produces MASSSGNSSGSTQLQNSGSEGDLHHLVDQRKRKRMQSNRESARRSRMRKQQHLDDLTAQVAQLRKENNQILTSINITTQHHMNVESENSVLKAQMAELSQRLESLNEILGYIDAGGGYGGDFETTPVADHNSFINPWNMLYVNQPIMATADMLHQY; encoded by the coding sequence ATGGCTTCTTCAAGCGGAAATTCCTCTGGTTCCACTCAGCTTCAGAACTCTGGCTCCGAAGGGGATCTGCATCATCTGGTGgatcaaagaaagagaaaacGGATGCAGTCGAACCGCGAATCGGCGCGGCGGTCCCGGATGCGGAAGCAGCAGCACCTGGACGATCTGACGGCGCAGGTCGCCCAGCTGCGGAAGGAGAACAACCAAATCCTGACCAGCATAAACATCACCACCCAGCACCACATGAATGTCGAGTCGGAAAACTCGGTCTTGAAAGCGCAGATGGCGGAGCTCAGCCAGAGACTGGAGTCACTCAACGAGATCCTAGGTTACATCGACGCCGGCGGCGGTTACGGCGGAGACTTTGAAACCACCCCGGTTGCCGATCACAACAGCTTCATAAACCCTTGGAACATGCTTTATGTTAACCAACCAATCATggccactgccgacatgcttcACCAATACTAA
- the LOC103440304 gene encoding mitogen-activated protein kinase homolog NTF3 has product MATPVEPPNGIGSKGKHYYSMWQTLFEIDTKYVPIKPIGRGAYGIVCSSVNRETNEKVAIKKINNAFENRVDALRTLRELKLLQHLRHENVIALKDVMMPIQRKSFKDVYLVYELMDTDLHQIIKSSQPLSNDHCQYFLFQLLRGLKYLHSANILHRDLKPGNLLINANCDLKICDFGLARTSTGKDQFMTEYVVTRWYRAPELLLCCDNYGTSIDVWSVGCIFAELLGRKPIFPGTECLNQLKLIINILGSQREEDLQFIDNPKATKYIKSLPFSLGTPLTRLYPDAHPLAIDLLQKMLVFDPSKRISVTEALQHPYMAPLYDPSNNPPAEVPIDLDIDEDLGEETIREMMWREMLLYHPEAATDNAAVFS; this is encoded by the exons ATGGCGACGCCAGTGGAGCCTCCGAACGGGATCGGGTCGAAAGGGAAGCATTACTACTCGATGTGGCAGACGCTGTTCGAGATCGACACCAAGTACGTGCCGATCAAGCCGATCGGGCGGGGAGCGTACGGCATCGTTTGCTCGTCGGTGAACAGGGAGACGAACGAGAAGGTGGCGATTAAGAAGATCAACAATGCGTTCGAGAACCGAGTCGACGCGCTGCGGACGCTGCGGGAGCTGAAGCTGCTGCAGCACCTCCGGCACGAGAACGTGATTGCCCTGAAGGATGTGATGATGCCGATTCAGAGGAAGAGCTTTAAAGACGTGTACTTGGTGTACGAGCTCATGGATACCGATCTCCACCAGATTATCAAGTCCTCGCAACCGCTTTCGAATGATCACTGTCAGTATTTCCTCTTTCAG CTGCTTCGAGGCCTAAAGTATCTCCATTCTGCAAACATTCTCCATCGTGATTTGAAGCCTGGAAACCTTCTTATCAACGCAAACTGTGACTTAAAAATATGTGATTTTGGGCTAGCACGCACCAGCACGGGAAAGGACCAGTTCATGACCGAGTATGTTGTCACTCGTTGGTACCGTGCCCCTGAGCTCCTGCTCTGCTGTGACAACTATGGAACGTCGATTGATGTGTGGTCTGTTGGGTGCATCTTTGCTGAGCTTCTTGGCCGGAAACCTATCTTCCCTGGTACAGAATGCCTCAACCAGCTCAAACTCATAATTAACATCCTTGGCAGCCAGAGGGAGGAGGATCTCCAATTTATAGACAATCCTAAGGCAACGAAATACATAAAATCGCTGCCCTTTTCTCTGGGGACCCCCTTAACCCGCCTTTACCCTGATGCTCATCCTCTAGCAATTGATCTACTGCAAAAGATGCTTGTTTTTGATCCATCAAAGAGGATTAGCGTCACTGAAGCACTCCAACACCCATACATGGCCCCATTGTATGATCCTAGTAATAACCCTCCAGCCGAGGTACCTATTGATCTCGACATAGACGAGGATTTAGGAGAAGAGACGATAAGGGAGATGATGTGGAGGGAAATGCTTCTTTACCATCCCGAAGCTGCTACAGACAATGCCGCGGTGTTTTCCTGA
- the LOC103440303 gene encoding alcohol acyltransferase 9 codes for MLKSQEQLPDCYYPNQPILIHPNSPTPKHCIHLSNLDDQKFLRFSIKYLYLFKKSVNLETLKHALSNVLVGYYPLAGRLRSNADHDQKLEVDCNGEGAVFAEAFMDITAQDFLKLSSKPNRSWRKLLYRVEALSFLDIPPLVIQVTNLRCGGMIMCTAINHCLCDGIGTSQFLHAWAHITAKPDLDPPIQPIHCRHVLKSRSPPMATFRHPQFTLTSNNGHVDIMRLLQSQPLVPTSLTFTHSDILHLKRRCAPSLKCTTFETLASHTWRSWIRSLNLPPSLNIKLLFSMNIRKMLNPQIPQGYYGNGFVLACAETTVKDLVGANLRHGVKLVQQAKQDLNDEYVRSMVDLLEEKTLKTDLCASLVISQWAKLGLEDLDFGEGKPLHMGPLTSDVYCLFLPVVGDLDAVRVLVSVPESLVEKFEYYMTEFSSAEERNGDHRANGFHDEDPMEY; via the exons ATGTTAAAATCTCAAGAACAACTTCCAGATTGTTACTACCCAAATCAACCAATATTAATCCACCCAAACTCCCCCACCCCAAAGCATTGCATCCACCTCTCAAATCTCGACGACCAAAAGTTTCTCAGATTCTCAATCAAATATCTCTACCTTTTCAAGAAATCTGTCAACTTAGAAACCCTAAAACATGCCCTCTCTAACGTCCTCGTTGGCTACTACCCATTGGCTGGGAGGTTGAGAAGCAACGCTGACCATGACCAGAAGCTCGAGGTTGACTGCAATGGAGAAGGTGCTGTATTTGCCGAGGCTTTCATGGACATCACTGCTCAGGATTTTCTTAAACTTTCCAGCAAGCCAAACAGGTCTTGGAGGAAACTCTTGTACAGGGTGGAAGCTCTCAGTTTCTTGGATATTCCTCCTCTTGTTATTCAG GTTACAAATCTCCGTTGTGGTGGAATGATCATGTGTACAGCAATCAATCACTGTTTATGCGACGGCATTGGCACATCCCAGTTCTTACACGCGTGGGCCCACATAACAGCCAAGCCAGATCTCGATCCACCAATCCAACCGATCCACTGTCGCCACGTGTTAAAATCCCGGAGTCCTCCAATGGCAACCTTCCGTCATCCTCAATTTACCCTAACAAGCAACAATGGCCACGTGGACATAATGAGGCTGCTCCAATCGCAGCCGCTTGTCCCCACATCCTTAACCTTCACCCACTCCGACATCCTTCACCTCAAGAGACGATGCGCACCCTCGCTGAAGTGCACCACTTTCGAAACCCTGGCATCTCATACGTGGCGCTCCTGGATTAGATCATTGAATCTGCCACCGTCTCTGAACATCAAGCTCCTCTTCTCCATGAACATACGAAAAATGTTAAACCCTCAGATCCCACAGGGCTACTACGGCAACGGGTTCGTGCTAGCATGCGCCGAAACCACCGTGAAGGATCTTGTCGGCGCTAACTTGCGGCACGGTGTTAAGTTGGTTCAACAGGCCAAACAAGATCTAAATGATGAGTATGTAAGGTCGATGGTTGACTTATTGGAGGAGAAAACATTGAAGACGGATCTGTGCGCGAGTTTGGTTATATCGCAGTGGGCGAAGTTAGGGTTAGAGGATTTGGATTTCGGAGAAGGGAAGCCATTGCATATGGGGCCTCTAACGAGTGATGTTTACTGCTTGTTTTTACCTGTTGTTGGAGATTTGGATGCTGTGAGAGTTCTTGTGTCCGTGCCCGAAAGCTTGGTTGAGAAATTTGAATATTACATGACAGAATTTTCGTCTGCTGAAGAAAGAAACGGAGATCATCGTGCTAATGGATTCCATGACGAAGATCCAATGGAATATTAG